The genomic window ATTTCCTGAAATAATGAAGGAGCTCCTTCCCGAAATAGCAAGAAAAGAGAGAACCTGCCACTGCCAAAAGCTTATGGAAAGGTACAGAAAGAAGGGAAAGATAGGGGAAGAGTGGAAAGAGTGGATACTTAACCTCTAAAGAGGGTCTCCGTCCTCTTAATTGAAGAGTAGAGGGAAGAGAGAATAAACGTAAGGGCAATAGCGCTTATTAAAGGTTCTGGTATGTGGTGGAAGAGCTGAAAGAGCATCATTATTCCAAGTCCCCCTATTCCCCAGTGAGCTGAGTGCTCAAGG from Sulfurovum riftiae includes these protein-coding regions:
- a CDS encoding DUF475 domain-containing protein, producing the protein LEHSAHWGIGGLGIMMLFQLFHHIPEPLISAIALTFILSSLYSSIKRTETLFRG